The Lycium barbarum isolate Lr01 chromosome 11, ASM1917538v2, whole genome shotgun sequence genome contains the following window.
GGATCCGATGAGCATCTAACAGTTGATTTCTCAAAAATTTATTTGGATGAAGTTGGCGGGATTAAGAAGAAGCGCATTTATGGTCTTGGTTCTCAAGCACCTCTTTATGGACATGTTGGCGCATCCTCCGCTTCAACATCTCGACATCCAGATCTAGACTTTGATGCTCGGGTGAATGAATGTGTCGGACAACGTATGCAAGAAATGAAGGAAGAGATGAAGAATGAGATGAGAGCAGAGATCAGAGAAGAGATTAGACAAGAAATGGGAGAAGAAATGCGTGAAGAAATGAGATCAGAAGTGCAGCAAGAGGTGACTGAGCAAGTTGATCAAATACTCCAAGCACGTATGTCGCTCATCATAGCCGGCTTACCTACACCTCCTTCTCGTAGACGCGACTCTTAGTCAAATAATGACAAGAGTACTATTTAGATTTATTTAGAGTCTTTTATGTTAAGACATACTTTGGATTGTTTATTaacttatgattgatgttattgTTTCAAAAATAgctatttttgtttgttttattcaCATTTTGCAACTTCGATGAAGGATTACTTTACGCGCATTCTCACAGTTTTGTTTATGGTTGGAATGATTGGTGCATATTTGGTTGAAGTGGATAGGCTTAGAAACCATCAAGGGTAATTTTGGTGAATTTGTTGCTAGTATGCAGAAGGGGAAAAATTTGATGCTGCTTGTACCACTGATCCTAGGTACTTAGGAGATGATATGGGATTCTCAGAACTTGGTATTTGTATGTTCAGGCAATATGGAGGTTATGTAGAATTGTTGGCAGTTGCAGCAGGCTTTTGTTGAGAAGTTGGGCTATGGGGAGAATGAAACTATTCCTGCTGGTAGTTTTGAAGATGGTTGTTGGTGGTGGGATGAAAACAAGACCTTATCATCATGCTTTGCCTTCTTTCCACCTCTACTCAGCCAAACAAGGTAAAACCCTATCCTCTATCATACTTCTATGCAATTCATGGTCAAATAAGGACAAATCCTTAATGGTATCTGTTCATTTGTGCTCGATTCCTGTTCGTTTTCATTCAAACGCACTGAAAATCCCACATCGATTGGGAATCAAATTTTAGAGTTTTTGAGGTTCTATATGACGAACCCATTCTTGACACAACACACACAAGTTTCCATacataggaaaaaaaaaacaaattttccTAGGGATTTAGCATAGTTGCTGAAACCTTTAACTAATTTGATTTCCTAgattaaaatttgattttttctTTTGTGGCTGAGTTTGAGGGAGGAGAAAAAGCTTCAATTTCAATCTTGACAAGAGGTTGCATATAGAAAAGGTAAAAtttcttccttttatttatttttagtaatTTCTGTGTCTGTATATTTATATGCTTATATGTTTGTTTTAGTTTAGATGTTGCTTTAGGAAACGTATAGTTATTATCATGTGTATATATTGTTTAGCTTAATCACAGTTTGTTCATGTCCTAGTTAGTTTTAGCTTAGTAGTATGCTCTTGTGTTTATGTGTTTCATTCTGCCCAGTTATTGCCGTTAATGTGTTCAGTATTGGTTTAGTTCAAGTGTTGTTTAATTACTTTTGCTTAGGTAAATAGATTTAGTTAGTGATTAATATTGTCCGGATGTCTTGCTCTAtggtttacttattttttaattaaacacATGGTAGATTATTAGTCATTTGAATGTCTGAAAAAGGATTACTTCATCTAGTTTGGGTTTAGCCAGTTTGGTCTTGAACTGACTAGTATGTTAAAATAGTCATCAGCATGTCTGCCTTTCAGCTTGATCATTGTTAATTAGCATACTGCCTAGCTTGATGTGGTTTAGTTTATGACTACTGATGTGCCAGTTTGAAGTAATCATAAGCATGTTGAGTTAAGTTCAGTTGCTGTTTCAAATATGTGATTGTTCAAATTAGCTCTAGACTATTAGCATGTGCATAGATAGTCTACATGTCTTGTTGGGTTTAATTGCTGTTTTGATAAGACATTTGGCATGAGTATGTTTATATAGATTGGTCATGAATGTGTTGAGTTGATATAGCAATCACACCTTGAGAAATTCCTACTTGTTTAGCCTGCTTTAGGACATTTGAAATTTGTTTGTCATTGATCCTATTCATATAGGAAAGGATTTGATGCAAATCTGTTTCCAGGATTTGAAGATAAGTACTGCAGGCCATTTTTGCTGCAGGAAATTGGGCAATAATAGCAGACCTGCACTGCTTTACTGGGTTTTAATGTGTGCAGGTTTGAGAGTAAGGCTGCAGGTTTGGGCCAGGATTGGACAAGATTTGGTTTATCACATGATCAAGCCATTCATGCAAAGGCTTAGCAGCTGCAGCAATTCATCAGCAAAAGCACAATTCCAAGAAACAATTTTTAAGCCATCTGTTGGTCAAAATCTGGTTTTCAAGAATGTGAATTTGCAGTTTTCATATTTTTATCTTGTTTCACTTATTTCTTAACAAGTTGTAGAACCAACTTAGGACATCATATAAGTCTTAAGTTGGTCATTAGATTAATTCTTGCATTTTTATTAGCCAGTTTGGCTACATTTGTAAAGACTCTTTATTTGCTTgctttttataaaattttataaaattatataAAATTAGCATGCTCTGTTCGTTGATTTATTGTCACTATGGGTGTGTTTAATATGAAGAAAAACGTTTTCCTATTTTCTCTTATTTGATTGCACTAAAGATCTtaaaaaatgttttccttaaaaTTTTGAGGAAAAACATTTTCTTGATTAACAAAAACACACCAACGCATTCTCCAAAACCCACCCCAGCCTCCACCCCCCATACCAACAAACCCAACCCCTCCTCCTCCACCACCCCACCCCGCGCCCCAACAAACTTGAACCCAACCCACCCCCAcgccaccccacccccaccaacCCAAACCTACCACCCCCACCTTCTACCACCTACCCCATCTCAAACCCCACTCCACGACCCCACCCACTCCTACCTTCCACCACCCCCTTCCCCTCCACAACCCTCACTAACCccactttatttttttaaaaaaaagaagttaTTTTTCGGGATTTTTCAGTGCAAATTCAAAAACTTCATTGTGATTTTGCTTGGATTATCAGCTGGTGCTCGTAAAATGACATGTTTCAATTTACAAACCAAACAcctaaaatattaaaaaaaagcaCTTTTGGACTCAAGACCGCTaggccaaacaggctctaaatcatGTGATTAGCTACTAGTAATACtatctccgttcacttttacttgtccactttggacttttcacgctatttaagaactaataaatgaagtgcataatttatcaCTGTGCCCATATTAATTAGtgtatatttttattggatttgaaaaataatttgaagtgagtaattaatactatgagtaaaatagaaaaaataaaattatcttATCTTAATGTGCTAAAagtgataagtaaaagtgaaaatttatttttagaatattagacaagtaaaagtgaacggagagagtataaagaattttaaaaaaattgcaaaaatacTACATATCAAAAACGAAAGAAGTCAATAAAATTCTACGGTGTCCAAACAAAACCCTCAGCCCCAATTAGATATTCTCTTTCAGTTTCAACCCAGATCACAGTTCACAATTCCACTACTAATATGTAAATCCTTTCCATGGTTTTCTCAATTAAAACATAATCTCAAACTACGGTCTCCCCAAATTCATCCGTGCTCTTGGATTCTCAATTGCACAATCTATTTGGCTAAGTGGTAAGTATTCTTATCAATCTTACTTTTCCCTTATTTGTTTGATTCGATCAATCCTCTGCTAATATGCTACATTTGTTTGGCTAATTATATAGGTTGTAGTTTATGGGTTGGGTTGTGTTTTCAAATACCCTTGATAAAGGTGAATTATCTAAGATAGTTCTGAAGTGGGCTCaagatttcttttagttctaCTGTTTTCGAACCCCCTGTTAAATAACACTTCATTTTGAAGCTTGTGCTCATAATAACTGGACTTGTTTGTTTTTTTGGTTTATAATGTGCTGGAACATTTACTCTGATCTTTGGTTACCAAATCAAAATAGGATCTACACTAACTTACTTATTTAGATACATTGTATTTATCGTCGTAGAATAAAACTTTTGAATCATAGTATGTCCCAATAGTAGTTattttatgaagttttgattAAACTAAGCtacataaagaaaaagaaaagaagcaaGATACTACTGCAATTAAAATTTAGCGGAAACATTTGTCTTGATACTTAGTTGTAAATTGCACTTGTTTTACTATCCAGAGATTGTATAAATTATAATATTCTTTACTCTTCCCATATTTACAGAAAGAAGGCTTGTAAGGAAAATGAGTTCAAATCGTCAATGGATGTACAAAAGGTTATCTGGAGGTCTATATCATCCAGAATTTGTAAGGGGTGTACAACAATTTATTGAGTTTGCCATGAATCATCCAGAAGGGAGGGATGGTGAGAGACTAAGGTGCCCGTGTAACCGAAAGAAATGTCAGAATAGAAACTTTGAAAATGTTCATACAGTCCATGCACATTTGTTGAGCGATGGTTTTAAACCGGACTATCATGTTTGGTACTTGCATGGAGAAAATGAGGTTAGAGGAAATATACATCAACATGAAAGGAGGCACAACTGGGATCATACAATGAATAGCCCACCGGTGAATGATGGTGCATTTGATGAGCCTGGACCATCTACTTCATATCATAGAATGATCCATGAGGCTGCTGGTCCCTCATTCGATCCAAATGATATGGAAGAATTTCCTAATCCTGATGCACAGAAATTTTATGATATGATTGATGCTGCAAATCAAGAAGTGTGGCCTGGTTGCGAAACGCATTCTCAACTATCAGCTGTTGCGCGTTTGTTGCACATCAAGGCTGAACACCACCTCTCTGAAAGATGTTTTGATGACATTTGTCAATATGTGAATGAGATAATTCCGCCTGATAACCTGATGCCCAAAAATTTCTATGAAACTAAGAAGTTAATGCGTGGAATGAACATGCCAGTAGAAAAAATTCATAGTTGTGTTAATGCCTGCATGATTTATTGGGGAGAAGACAGTGAACTTATATATTGCAAGTTTTGTAGTCATCCCAGGTACAAGCCTAGTAAGCAAAGATCTAATTCAAAGAGAAATCTTGTACCATTTAAACAGATGTATTACTTTCCTCTTACGCCACGGTTGCAACGACTGTATGCTTCCGAAGCTACTGCTTCACACATGCGATGGCATGCCGAGCATGAAGTTGAGGAAGGTGTGATGCGTCACTGTTCAGATGCACCCGCATGGAAACACTTTGATAGAGTGCATCCATCTTTTGCAATGGAAAGTCGTAATGTCAGATTGGGGCTATGCACAGATGGGTTTCAGCCATTTGGACAAACAGGACAACAATATTCATCTTGGCCAGTAATTGTGACACCATACAACTTGCCGCCTTGGATGTGTATGAAAGATCCCTATTTGTTTTTGTCAGTTATAGTTCCTGGGCCAAAGAATCCTAAGCAGCAATTGGATGTTTTCTTGCAGCCTTTGATTGCTGAACTAAATAATCTATGGAATATAGGTGTCGATACATATGATATCTCTAAGAAGCAAAATTTTAAAATGAGAGCTGCTTTGATGTGGACAATCAGTGACTTTCCCGCATATTCGATGTTGTCTGGGTGGAGTACTGCGGGTAGGCTAGCATGTCCATATTGCATGGAGAATTCAGATGCTTTTACTTTGACAAAAGGTGGCAAACAATCTTGGTTTGACAATCATCGTAAGTTCCTACCACCGGATCACCCATATAGAAAGGATAGGAACTCATTTAGAAAGAACAAAGTAGTCACAATTCATCCTACACCGGTACGGTCAGGTGAGGATATTTTGAGAGAGATAGAAGAATTGGGACTAAAAAAGGTAACAGAACTTGGGGCTGATATTGTTAATCGTCAAATTAGTAAGTTTTCCGGTTGGAAGAAAAGAAGCATATTTTGGGATTTGCCGTATTGGAGTACCAATCTCATTCGGCATAATCTAGATGTAATGCACATTGAGAAGAACTTTTTTGAGAATGTGTTCAACACAGTACTGGATGTAGATGGTAAAACAAAAGATAACCCCAAATCTAGAGAAGACCTGAAAGAGTTCTGTCGACGCCCTGAACTACAAGCTGTTGGTGGCAAATACCCGAAAGCTATTTACACACTAAACAAGGAGTCAAAAAAGGTTTTGTGTGAATGGGTGAAAAATCTGAAATTTCCAGATGGATATGTCTCAAATATGGGACGGTGTGTGGACATGAAAAAACATAAGTTGTTTGGTATGAAAAGCCACGATTGTCATGTATTCATGCAAAGATTGATTCCTATTGCGTTTCGTGAGCTATTACCAACAAAAGTCTGGGAAGCACTTACTGAGATGAGCCTTTTCTTTAGGGATCTCACTTCCACGGTAATACGAGAAGAGGATATGGTAAGACTTCAAAAAGAAATACCTGAAATACTTTGTAAATTAGAGCGTATACTCCCTCCTAGTTTCTTTGATTCAATGGAACATCTCCCTGTGCATCTTGCTTATGAAGCAAGGCTAGCTGGTCCGGTGCAAAATCGGTGGATGTATCCATTTgagaggtaagatttcatttgATATATTTAATTACCTCATTTTCATTATCACGTGTGACTAATGACTTGAGCTTATGTGATATTTTCAGAAACCTCCGGAATTACAAACACAATGTTCGTAATAAGGCACATGTTGAAGGATCCATATGCAATGCTTACTTAGTTGAGGAAGCTTCTTCTTTTTGTTCACACTACTTTGAGTCTCATGTTTACACAAGGCATAGGAAAGTTCCACAAAATGATGATGGTGGTACATGTGATCAGGGTAAACACCACGGTAATCTTTCTATATTCACCTATCCAGGTAAAGGATTTGGTGAACAGGATCGGAGATATCTGACAGAAGAAGAACTTGATGCAGCTCATATTTATATTCTACTAAATTGCGTAGAAGTGCAACCATATGTGCAGTAAGATTTCAAGCTTTTATTTTCATTTATACATCAAAATTGTGAAAATAAATTTGCGTGTCATTTTTTTGCATGTGTTTCAAAGAAATTTTATTGACTCCCTGCGTCAAAATTTTCCACAAATTACGGAGAAGGATGTGGATAGGAAACTTGATGAAGATTTCGCATCATGGTTCAAAAGATATGTGAGACCCTGTACAGTATCTTTCCTCTTTTACTTACATTACTTATGATAAACTCTGATTGTTTTTATTTAATAGGCACGAGTCCACATAGATAATGAATTCATCAAGGCCCTTGCAGAAGGTCCGCGTCGATCAGCAAAACCGTACACGGGTTATAATGTCAATGGCTATAAATTTCACACTAAAAGCCGCAGTTCTTCTAGAGCATCTAATAACAGTGGTGTATGCATAAAAGGAACCAACTACAGTGCAGATGACTATGACTACTATGGTGTGCTTACTGATATCCTTGAATTGGAGTACAAGGGTAGCACGCCGATAAAGAGAACTGTTTTATTTAAGTGTGAATGGTTTGATCCCACACCAAAAGTAGGAATGAAGATTCACCCGCAATATAAACTTGTGGATGTCAACCATCGTAGGAAATTAAAAAAGTATGAACCATTTGTTTTGGCAATGCAAGCGGCCCAAGTGTATTATGCCGCTTATCCTAGCTTACGACGTGATAAGACTGACTGGTGGGCTGTGTGCAAAACAAAAGCTCGGGGTATTGTGGATATGCCCCCATCTTCTTCACAATTACCTCCAGCTGATGTTGTAGAGCCATTCCAAAATGATGAAGATGGTTTAACATTTGATGTGGTACCCGACAATGAAACTATTGAGCGGAATGATCCAAATGGAGAATTCATAAACTTAagagacgatgatgatgatttaggTGAtgaggaagaaattcatgatgaATCTGAATTAGATGAAGATGGTGATAATGAGGATGAAGAGGCATATGATGCAAGTGGCAGTGAATAGAGTCAAATTACTCCAATCTCTTCAAATAGAGCTAGAGTGATTGAAACATAGTCTTTTTTCTGGTTATTACCCATTGAAGCCCATCAGTTGTTGaaattttttattgtttttcttctatttttattgTTGAAATTTCCCTTCTTTCTAGTTCTTCCTTCTTCAGTAAATGGCTTCTACAGTtgattttttattgtttttcttctatttctgctctCTATCACTTGCATCTCTATGTTTTTCTGTTACTAATTCTTATACTATTTGATTTTTCAGGCATAACATACAAATTTCCTCCGCAAAGAGTTCTCGCAGCTGCTTGTCCTAAATTAGTCTGCGCTTATAGACTCTTTGACAAGACCTAGATCTTTACATATACCTCCTTGGTAACTATCTTAATTGAGTATATTACTTTGCTCCTGAAATGTTTCTATTGCTGAAAAAACTAACAAAGGAAGCCAAGTAAAAAGTTGTTGTCTGAGGTCATGTGAATATGTTCTTAAATTTCATTTCCCGATGAGTTTTAGGAAAGAATCCACAGACCAAAAGTTGTTGTGGGATCATGTCGATGAATTTTCCTAATATTGGTCTTTGGTGGTAATAGGAAGTTCTACCGTCAAGCTTGCAGGTTAGCTTCCAGTTaccaataaataaaaagactcaAATCGGATATGGAAGGTGATTTCTCTGTCCTATggtaatacaacaacaacatacctagtgattTCCCTGTTCTATGGTAATATGAAGCTTATATTTAATTGAGTCCTTCATTTACGGTTATTGAAGCATTTCTACGGCAAAAGTATTATCAGATTGTAAATTGAAAATGTTTGTTGATATCCACTCTATTCATTACTGTTATCATGCTTCAGAACATTAAATCCAACTAACTAGAAATCTGAAAATTGCATTGTAAACTATGAGATGAAACATTAACTGACCACAAAACTGCTCCTAGGTAATATAATCCTTGCATGAAATGATCTGCTGTTGAGTCTTGCATCGATAGCCTGAAATTGTGCCAAAAGTGAGGTGCATGCACCAATAAGCCATATGACCTCCTAATTTGCTTCTGTTTCCCTGCATGATCTGTGATATTGTACAACCTAACTTCATAACACTTTCTATGCATTGTCAATTTCACAGTATGATGAACTGAGTACCAATACCACACACTGACAAAGTCAATACAAGGATCATGTATGAACTTACTATTTCTATTTGTACGAACCAGACTGCAGGTTTATCAAAACTTTAAGAACCATTTGAACCTACAGTTTGCATCATGCTTACAGTCTGTGTTTGTAGAACTCTGTAGCTAATGTGCATACAAGGCCTTGCCTTGTAGCACTGTTGTAGTAGTGTCATGCTGCTCTTTGTCCTCGTGTTAGCAATACATTTTCCATAAGTTGTCACCACTTCAGCAGATTGAGCAATAATTGCTAATACCATATACTGAAGTAATGTCAACAAACAGATCCTGTATGCATAACAGCAATATGCAGCCAGTTAGTATTTTTAGACCGGCAAAAACCAGTAATAACTAAAACCAAATTTCTTGTGTCTCTCTTTTAAGATTCTTGAACACCAGTAATTTATGCAGCTAAACTAGATAGCAGCAGAGATTATATACTTTCCATTCATTGACAATATCTCAACAGAACATTGAGGTAAGGTCAATAAGCAGATCCTGTACACCCTCTTATGTTCCTTGAACCAAATCTGAACCAAGTCATTCCACAATGCCTCAAGAGACTGCCTAATAACAGTGCTGCAAGTATTTGAGGCAACCATATGATTCCTAAATCCCATATTATATCCTGAGATACCACACTTTCCATCTATTGAGGACCTCTCAACAGATTGAGCACTAAGTGCTAATACCACACCTTGAGAGGAAATCAATAGATAGAACTTGGTATCAAATTTGTACATCTTGGTATCACGTCATGTCCCATATTGTATGGATCAGTGACACCAATATATTCTGCATGTCCAACAAACCAAATGTAATAAATTGAAGCTGTTTGAACCACATCATTTCCAAGTTGTATAGGATCAGTGATACTAACAGGTTTCCAAATTTTTGCATCATCTACTCCATTATAGGAGGCTCCAAAATTCACCAAGAACATGCAAGACAACTggtatattatttttatttagccAAAGTTATAATTTCTTCAAAGCTACTCCTTATATATTAATGTGGTAAATGTAATTTCAATTTTAGGCTAGAACTGGGAAGATCACCTCCACCTGAGCTTCTGAGGAAGACACGTCTCAAGGCGAATAATGAGTTTGTGGACAAATCTAAGACCGCATATGTAAGTGACGTAATCCTTTCTACTTTTATCTGGATGTAAGCATTGTTATTTATCTTTCTCGATCTGTGTTGAGTTTTTGGCTTAAATCGTCCCCCGTGTTTACCCCAAATCTGATCAAGAAAATAAACCATTAAAAATGAGAGGTTTTGACAAATTCATGATCATGAGTTTTTTTAATATGCTTAAGTTCAAAAAATGCTCGTCTAAGCTACAGAACATGTTCCGGGAAATACTTCTTAATAAAAATGCCTAAAGTATTCCCCAAAAAGGGAAGAAAATACTTATGCAGATGGCCAGCCTTCCAGTTACTGCTTCTTTTTACCATTCTGTAAGTTTATTAAATAGTACTTCTGTGAACAAGGTTATCTTTTTGGTTTAGTTTTGAACATGTTCTATTGTATTGTTGCTTTAACTGGCACTAACAATCCACTTTCTATGTAAAACTTTTGTCTAAATTTATCATATGATGTTAATTAAATTAGTCTATGGTGCTGCAAAGCATGTCCGTAATGAATGCACAGTAAATAACTAAAAATCTTTTGCGCTATCAGTTATCACGTTTCTCTTTTTTCAATGGACTAAACCATAGAGAACTATTTGTTATTGTACATGATGTTTACTTAAGTTTTTTTAGAACTACAAGTTCTCTGCTTTTTCATTTACTTACATACCTTGTTCTGTGCAATGCCTTATATTAGACTTTGATCACTATTAGCAAATTATTTGTTTATTGACATCTCTTTCTTAATAGATGCCTATTAATTATGTAAAAATCAGAAAAACACGGTAAACTGTTACGAGTTTTTTTTCTATAGAGAAACTGTACCATCTTTCTGTTACATAACTGTTTATCCAAGCTATAGGACATGTATTGAAAAATATTAGTAGTATCCTT
Protein-coding sequences here:
- the LOC132616745 gene encoding uncharacterized protein LOC132616745 isoform X2, coding for MSSNRQWMYKRLSGGLYHPEFVRGVQQFIEFAMNHPEGRDGERLRCPCNRKKCQNRNFENVHTVHAHLLSDGFKPDYHVWYLHGENEVRGNIHQHERRHNWDHTMNSPPVNDGAFDEPGPSTSYHRMIHEAAGPSFDPNDMEEFPNPDAQKFYDMIDAANQEVWPGCETHSQLSAVARLLHIKAEHHLSERCFDDICQYVNEIIPPDNLMPKNFYETKKLMRGMNMPVEKIHSCVNACMIYWGEDSELIYCKFCSHPRYKPSKQRSNSKRNLVPFKQMYYFPLTPRLQRLYASEATASHMRWHAEHEVEEGVMRHCSDAPAWKHFDRVHPSFAMESRNVRLGLCTDGFQPFGQTGQQYSSWPVIVTPYNLPPWMCMKDPYLFLSVIVPGPKNPKQQLDVFLQPLIAELNNLWNIGVDTYDISKKQNFKMRAALMWTISDFPAYSMLSGWSTAGRLACPYCMENSDAFTLTKGGKQSWFDNHRKFLPPDHPYRKDRNSFRKNKVVTIHPTPVRSGEDILREIEELGLKKVTELGADIVNRQISKFSGWKKRSIFWDLPYWSTNLIRHNLDVMHIEKNFFENVFNTVLDVDGKTKDNPKSREDLKEFCRRPELQAVGGKYPKAIYTLNKESKKVLCEWVKNLKFPDGYVSNMGRCVDMKKHKLFGMKSHDCHVFMQRLIPIAFRELLPTKVWEALTEMSLFFRDLTSTVIREEDMVRLQKEIPEILCKLERILPPSFFDSMEHLPVHLAYEARLAGPVQNRWMYPFERNLRNYKHNVRNKAHVEGSICNAYLVEEASSFCSHYFESHVYTRHRKVPQNDDGGTCDQGKHHGNLSIFTYPGKGFGEQDRRYLTEEELDAAHIYILLNCVEVQPYVQNFIDSLRQNFPQITEKDVDRKLDEDFASWFKRYVRPCITYKFPPQRVLAAACPKLVCAYRLFDKT
- the LOC132616745 gene encoding uncharacterized protein LOC132616745 isoform X1, whose amino-acid sequence is MSSNRQWMYKRLSGGLYHPEFVRGVQQFIEFAMNHPEGRDGERLRCPCNRKKCQNRNFENVHTVHAHLLSDGFKPDYHVWYLHGENEVRGNIHQHERRHNWDHTMNSPPVNDGAFDEPGPSTSYHRMIHEAAGPSFDPNDMEEFPNPDAQKFYDMIDAANQEVWPGCETHSQLSAVARLLHIKAEHHLSERCFDDICQYVNEIIPPDNLMPKNFYETKKLMRGMNMPVEKIHSCVNACMIYWGEDSELIYCKFCSHPRYKPSKQRSNSKRNLVPFKQMYYFPLTPRLQRLYASEATASHMRWHAEHEVEEGVMRHCSDAPAWKHFDRVHPSFAMESRNVRLGLCTDGFQPFGQTGQQYSSWPVIVTPYNLPPWMCMKDPYLFLSVIVPGPKNPKQQLDVFLQPLIAELNNLWNIGVDTYDISKKQNFKMRAALMWTISDFPAYSMLSGWSTAGRLACPYCMENSDAFTLTKGGKQSWFDNHRKFLPPDHPYRKDRNSFRKNKVVTIHPTPVRSGEDILREIEELGLKKVTELGADIVNRQISKFSGWKKRSIFWDLPYWSTNLIRHNLDVMHIEKNFFENVFNTVLDVDGKTKDNPKSREDLKEFCRRPELQAVGGKYPKAIYTLNKESKKVLCEWVKNLKFPDGYVSNMGRCVDMKKHKLFGMKSHDCHVFMQRLIPIAFRELLPTKVWEALTEMSLFFRDLTSTVIREEDMVRLQKEIPEILCKLERILPPSFFDSMEHLPVHLAYEARLAGPVQNRWMYPFERNLRNYKHNVRNKAHVEGSICNAYLVEEASSFCSHYFESHVYTRHRKVPQNDDGGTCDQGKHHGNLSIFTYPGKGFGEQDRRYLTEEELDAAHIYILLNCVEVQPYVQNFIDSLRQNFPQITEKDVDRKLDEDFASWFKRYARVHIDNEFIKALAEGPRRSAKPYTGYNVNGYKFHTKSRSSSRASNNSGVCIKGTNYSADDYDYYGVLTDILELEYKGSTPIKRTVLFKCEWFDPTPKVGMKIHPQYKLVDVNHRRKLKKYEPFVLAMQAAQVYYAAYPSLRRDKTDWWAVCKTKARGIVDMPPSSSQLPPADVVEPFQNDEDGLTFDVVPDNETIERNDPNGEFINLRDDDDDLGDEEEIHDESELDEDGDNEDEEAYDASGSE